A section of the Oryza sativa Japonica Group chromosome 1, ASM3414082v1 genome encodes:
- the LOC4326066 gene encoding amino-acid permease BAT1 homolog: protein MSRSVQLAVAAGDQVDPDSLRLHQLGYKQELKRGLSALSNFAFSFANISVMMGVTTTYNTGLRYGGPVSMTLGWLVVAVFNCCVALSMAEICSAYPTSGGLYYWSAKLAGKQWASLASWVTGWFNVVGQWAAIASVDFSLAQLLQVIILLSTGGGNGGGYMASKYTVLAIYAFILILHGIINSLPIEWLSLFGHVGAIWNAAGIFVLTILIPAVAKDRPNIEFVFTHLNTENGMGIHDKAYILAVGLLMSQYSVIGYDTSAHMVEETKNADRSGPIGIITSVLFATVFGWIYLLALTSVVTDIPYLLSPSNDAGGYAIAQALYTAFHRRYGSGVGGIVCLGAVAVAVFLCGIACVTSNSRMAYAFSRDGAMPLSRVWYRVNKHEVPLNVVWLGVAVAFVMALTSLGSQVAFQAMGSIATLGMYIAYALPVFFRVTTARRSFVPGPFHLGRYGVVVGWAGVVWVATVTVLFSLPVAYPVANKETFNYTPVAVGGVLLLSVGAWVLRARFWFQGPITNVDTHC, encoded by the exons ATGTCTCGCTCCGTCCAAttggcggtggccgccggcgatcAAGTCGATCCGGACAGTCTCCGGCTTCACCAGCTCGGCTACAAGCAGGAGCTCAAGCGTGGCCTCTC GGCACTGTCCAACTTTGCCTTCTCCTTCGCCAACATCTCCGTGATGATGGGGGTGACGACGACGTACAACACCGGGCTGCGGTACGGCGGGCCGGTGTCCATGACGTTGGGATGGTTGGTGGTGGCGGTGTTCAACTGCTGCGTCGCCCTGTCCATGGCCGAGATCTGCTCGGCGTACCCGACTTCCGGCGGGCTATACTACTGGAGCGCCAAGCTGGCCGGCAAACAATGGGCTTCCTTGGCTTCCTGGGTCACTGGCTG GTTCAACGTTGTGGGACAG TGGGCAGCTATTGCAAGCGTAGATTTCTCGTTGGCGCAGCTGCTACAAGTGATCATCTTGCTTAGCACAGGAGGAGGCAATGGCGGCGGTTACATGGCTTCCAAGTACACCGTGCTGGCGATTTATGCCTTCATCCTAATCTTGCATGGCATCATCAACAGCCTCCCTATCGAGTGGCTATCTCTGTTTGGCCATGTCGGAGCCATCTGGAATGCTGCAG GTATCTTTGTGCTGACGATCTTGATTCCAGCAGTAGCAAAGGACAGGCCAAATATTGAGTTCGTGTTTACCCATCTCAACACGGAAAACGGCATGGGGATCCATGACAAGGCTTACATCCTAGCCGTGGGCTTGCTGATGAGCCAGTACTCTGTTATCGGCTACGATACATCTGCTCACATG GTTGAGGAGACAAAGAATGCAGACCGGAGCGGCCCAATTGGGATCATCACCTCGGTTCTTTTCGCGACGGTGTTTGGTTGGATTTACCTGTTGGCTCTGACATCTGTCGTGACGGACATCCCGTACCTGCTCAGCCCCAGCAACGACGCCGGCGGCTACGCCATCGCGCAGGCTCTGTACACCGCCTTCCACCGGAGATACGGCAGCGGAGTTGGAGGGATCGTCTGCTTgggagccgtcgccgtcgccgtcttccTCTGCGGCATCGCGTGCGTCACCAGCAATTCGAG GATGGCGTACGCCTTCTCCAGAGACGGGGCGATGCCGTTGTCGCGCGTGTGGTACCGGGTGAACAAGCACGAGGTGCCCCTCAACGTCGTCTGGCTCGGCGTCGCCGTGGCGTTCGTCATGGCTCTCACG TCGCTGGGGAGCCAGGTGGCGTTCCAGGCGATGGGTTCGATCGCGACGCTGGGGATGTACATCGCGTACGCGCTGCCCGTGTTCTTCCGCGTGACGACGGCTCGGAGATCGTTCGTGCCAGGGCCGTTCCACCTCGGGCGATACGGGGTCGTCGTCGGCTGGGCGGGTGTGGTGTGGGTGGCCACCGTCACGGTGCTCTTCTCGCTGCCGGTGGCGTACCCGGTGGCCAACAAGGAGACATTCAACTACACTCCGGTGGCCGTCGGCGGCGTGTTATTGCTCAGTGTTGGTGCGTGGGTGCTACGTGCCCGCTTCTGGTTCCAAGGGCCCATCACGAATGTTGACACGCATTGTTGA
- the LOC4326061 gene encoding uncharacterized protein isoform X2, which yields MSTTPWYRGSVFRDPGERGFSTRPNLSLEQLSVGPGDTADLLRKVLPGIRDASKTFAIPALKQVFEDSIRPLLVSKCLLIHQPLDKSMKTFNQRTNNLLKKSPRYLSALDVTTEKEILLEDEWTLFLEHIFKHRVIVVDDWTKCYGTVQTFLHSSDAESCSDSFKGECDASFCEQTGKAKLAFVIFKEGKLVWAEVFHEVPCKSVVEAEALAVIALLFKLIDLNLLRGTVWTDNKVCYNVLNGEYEIKVDDPNRSLFLFLRSLRGRFESLTPVWKPRELLLIPDRLVSMVDDPLISRNRLVLSILEKTVPILSQPQFRISWSSYLRTIFDKRDGGKQISNTTNEIKESDESEDSICWVKADDEEAEIASFLEIMKTFSAHRLLIVVDNFEDKSPHYQKLIKDLSQKFYTCWMSKEGSVTIVEYDSPNTEEKETKRLVVMFGGTMALDEYIHQKNLCTVVLVKTSEIKLLRDAGIEEISAKTLLSFRNIKAKPVVPKKPREDEDLEKGGGGGGGEGRW from the exons TTGAGTGTTGGCCCTGGGGACACTGCGGACTTACTGCGGAAAGTACTTCCAGGCATTCGTGATGCAAGTAAGACCTTTGCTATCCCTGCGTTGAAGCAAGTGTTTGAGGACAGCATTCGTCCACTACTTGTTTCAAAGTGTTTACTCATTCACCAGCCTCTTGATAAATccatgaaaactttcaaccaaaGAACAAATAACCTGTTGAAGAAGTCTCCACGCTACCTCAGTGCCCTAGATGTGACCACAGAAAAGGAAATCCTGCTGGAAGATGAATGGACTTTGTTCCTTGAGCACATCTTTAAACATAGGGTCATTGTTGTAGATGATTGGACAAAGTGCTACGGGACCGTTCAGACCTTCCTCCACTCGAGTGATGCTGAATCATGCAGTGATTCTTTCAAGGGGGAGTGTGATGCTTCATTCTGTGAGCAAACTGGAAAGGCAAAACTTGCCTTTGTCATCTTTAAAGAGGGTAAACTTGTCTGGGCTGAGGTTTTCCATGAGGTACCTTGCAAGAGTGTTGTGGAGGCAGAGGCTTTGGCAGTCATAGCTCTCCTCTTCAAGCTTATTGACCTTAACTTGTTAAGAGGGACTGTTTGGACCGACAACAAGGTCTGTTATAATGTGCTGAATGGTGAATATGAGATAAAGGTTGATGATCCCAACAGGTCGCTGTTTCTGTTTCTGAGGAGTTTGAGAGGTCGCTTTGAGTCCTTGACCCCGGTCTGGAAACCCAGAGAACTACTGCTGATCCCAGATCGTCTGGTTAGTATGGTTGATGACCCCCTGATATCAAGGAATAGATTGGTACTCAGTATACTGGAAAAAACAGTTCCAATTCTTAGTCAGCCGCAGTTCAGGATATCATGGAGCAGCTATCTGCGAACAATTTTTG acAAACGTGATGGTGGAAAACAAATTTCTAACACAACAAATGAAATTAAGGAATCAGATGAATCCGAGGATTCAATCTGTTGGGTTAAGGCTGATGATGAAGAAGCTGAAATTGCTTCCTTTCTTGAAATTATGAAAACTTTTTCAGCCCATCGCTTGCTTATTGTGGTTGACAACTTTGAAGACAAATCTCCTCATTATCAAAAGTTAATTAAGGATCTCTCTCAAAAGTTTTACACGTGTTGGATGAGTAAAGAAGGCAGTGTCACAATTGTGGAGTATGACTCTCCTAACACTGAAGAGAAAGAGACCAAAAGATTGGTGGTTATGTTTGGTGGGACAATGGCACTGGATGAATATATCCACCAAAAAAATCTCTGTACAGTTGTTTTGGTGAAGACATCTGAGATTAAGCTGCTAAGAGATGCTGGAATCGAAGAAATAAGTGCTAAGACACTTCTGAGTTTTCGCAACA TCAAAGCAAAACCAGTTGTGCCAAAGAAACCTCGGGAGGATGAGGATCTagagaagggggggggggggggggggggggagggcaGGTGGTGA
- the LOC9270244 gene encoding DNA repair protein recA homolog 2, mitochondrial, translating to MRALVASSALLRRSAARANLSGAGFCNGAPPVSSPLRRFPLQNWINDRFCWFLSKSCSMSTSVDVQLDYETDPPLDGVKVLEKESTLSVAVSQLASDFDRESNLCLERFSRTRRTPVISTGSLKLDIALGIGGLPKGRMVELFGKEASGKTTLALHVVKEAQKKGGCCAYIDAENAFNPSVAEAIGVNVEKLLIAQPDSAENSLSIVNTLVGGSIDVVVVDSVAALIPRCELEGEIYMNSEDVQSRLMTRALRKIQHTLSRSETLIIFVNQVRTKLSSNQTPGIFKEVACGGNALGFYAAVRMRTSRRELRYNEAQATGIGISVQIIKNKLAPATLKEAGIDIRFGKGICYESEILELASSLGVIMKDDSGYWINGEFLPNKAEAEKFLRENAAVADEICGTMRRQFFER from the exons ATGCGAGCTCTCGTAGCCTCCTCCGCTCTCCTCCGGAGATCTGCCGCCCGTGCCAACCTCTCCGGCGCGGGCTTCTGTAATGGCGCGCCTCCCgtgtcctctcctctccgccgcttTCCCCTCCAG AATTGGATAAACGACAGATTTTGTTGGTTCTTATCAAAAAGTTGTTCGATGTCAACCTCAG TTGATGTGCAATTAGACTATGAGACTGATCCCCCACTCGATGGTGTAAAAGTTCTCGAGAAAGAGTCGACACTAAGTGTCGCTGTCTCTCAACTCGCAAGTGATTTTGATAGAGAATCTAATTTATGTTTGGAGCGGTTCTCCCGCACAAGGCGCACACCTGTGATCTCCACTGGTTCTCTTAAGCTTGATATTGCTCTTGGCATTGGTGGATTACCAAAG GGTAGAATGGTTGAATTATTTGGAAAAGAGGCCTCTGGGAAGACAACACTCGCCCTTCATGTTGTCAAGGAAGCGCAAAAGAAAGGAG GCTGCTGTGCTTATATTGATGCAGAAAATGCTTTTAACCCTTCTGTTGCCGAAGCCATTGGTGTAAACGTTGAAAAGCTCCTGATAGCCCAACCTGACTCTGCTGAAAATTCTTTGAGCATAGTGAACACTCTTGTTGGTGGATCAATTGATGTTGTTGTTGTCGATAGT GTTGCAGCACTTATTCCCAGATGTGAACTTGAAGGTGAAATATATATGAATTCTGAAGATGTGCAGTCCCGCTTGATGACTCGGGCACTTCGAAAAATTCAGCACACACTAAGTCGCTCTGAAACGCTGATTATTTTTGTTAATCAG GTTAGAACAAAGTTGAGCTCAAATCAGACTCCTGGAATCTTCAAGGAGGTAGCTTGTGGCGGCAATGCATTAGGATTCTATGCTGCAGTCAGAATGAGGACTTCAAGAAGGGAATTACGCTACAATGAGGCCCAG GCTACTGGCATCGGTATATCAGTGCAGataatcaagaacaaattaGCTCCAGCAACTCTGAAGGAAGCTGGCATTGACATCAGATTTGGGAAGGGGATCTGCTACGAATCAGAGATCCTGGAGCTGGCTTCTTCCCTTGGGGTTATTATGAAGGATGATTCTGGGTATTGGATCAATGGTGAGTTCCTTCCAAACAAGGCAGAAGCTGAGAAATTCCTACGTGAAAATGCTGCTGTGGCGGATGAAATCTGCGGTACCATGAGGAGACAATTCTTTGAAAGGTGA
- the LOC9272697 gene encoding glucan endo-1,3-beta-glucosidase, acidic isoform, which produces MQNMNSALSAAGLSNIKVSVSVSQKGVLAGYPPSNGMFSPEATSYMTPIAKYLASTGAPLMANVYPYFAYVGNLRAQIDDINYALFTSPGTVVPDGSKAYQNQFDAIVDTFYSALESAGAGSVPIVVSESGWPSAGGTAASASNAQTYNQNLIKHVGQGTPKRAGRIEIYIFAMFNEYDKKGADTEKHFGLFNPDQSPAYTINF; this is translated from the exons ATGCAGAACATGAACAGCGCGCTCTCCGCTGCCGGCCTCAGCAACATCAAGGTGTCCGTGTCGGTGTCCCAGAAGGGCGTGCTCGCCGGGTACCCGCCGTCCAATGGCATGTTCTCCCCCGAAGCGACCTCGTACATGACGCCCATCGCGAAGTACCTGGCGAGCACCGGCGCGCCGCTGATGGCCAACGTCTACCCCTACTTCGCCTACGTGGGCAACCTGCGGGCCCAGATCGACGACATCAACTACGCGCTCTTCACGTCGCCGGGCACGGTGGTGCCGGACGGCAGCAAGGCTTACCAGAACCAGTTCGACGCCATCGTCGACACGTTCTACTCCGCGCTGGAGAGCGCCGGCGCCGGGAGCGTCCCGATCGTGGTGTCGGAGAGCGGGTGGCcgtcggccggcggcacggcggcgagcgccagcAACGCGCAGACGTACAACCAGAACCTGATCAAACACGTCGGGCAGGGGACGCCCAAGAGGGCCGGGAGAATCGAGATCTACATTTtcg CAATGTTCAACGAGTACGACAAGAAAGGCGCCGACACCGAGAAGCACTTCGGCCTCTTCAACCCGGATCAGTCGCCGGCCTACACCATTAATTTCTAA
- the LOC4326064 gene encoding uncharacterized protein, whose amino-acid sequence MVNIRGFSLVFAAALLLLGVFISIPVGVQSVGVCYGMIGNDLPSKSDVVQLYKSNGITDMRIYLPDVEAMNALRGTGIGLIVGVANDILIDLAANPASAASWVDANVKPFVPAVNIKYIAVGNEISGEPTQNILPVMQNINAALAAASITGVKASTAVKLDVVTNTFPPSAGVFAAPYMTAVAKLLASTGAPLLANIYPYFAYIGNKKDISLNYATFQAGTTVPDPNTGLVYTNLFDAMVDSVYAALDKAGAAGVSIVVSESGWPSAGGDSATIDIARTYVQNLIKHAKKGTPKRPGVIETYVFAMFNENQKPGEATEQNFGAFYPNKTAVYPINFQLAGTTMARRQGVASMLTIALIIGAFASAPTTVQSIGVCYGVLGNNLPSRSEVVQLYKSKGINGMRIYYPDKEALNALRNSGIALILDVGDQLSNLAASSSNAAAWVRDNVRPYYPAVNIKYIAVGNEVEGGATSSILPAIRNVNSALASSGLGAIKASTAVKFDVISNSYPPSAGVFRDAYMKDIARYLASTGAPLLANVYPYFAYRGNPRDISLNYATFRPGTTVRDPNNGLTYTNLFDAMMDAVYAALEKAGAGNVRVVVSESGWPSAGGFGASVDNARAYNQGLIDHVGRGTPKRPGALEAYIFAMFNENQKNGDPTERNFGLFYPNKSPVYPIRF is encoded by the exons ATGGTGAATATACGAGGTTTCTCCCTGGTTTTTGCAGCTGCATTGCTGCTTCTTGGAGTTTTTATCTCAATCCCTGTAG GCGTGCAATCCGTTGGTGTGTGCTACGGcatgatcggcaacgatctcCCGTCGAAGAGCGACGTCGTGCAGCTCTACAAATCCAATGGCATCACAGACATGCGCATCTACTTGCCCGACGTCGAGGCCATGAACGCCCTGCGCGGCACAGGCATCGGCCTCATCGTCGGCGTCGCCAACGACATCCTCATCGACCTCGCCGCCAACCCGGCGTCCGCCGCGTCCTGGGTCGACGCGAACGTCAAGCCGTTCGTCCCGGCGGTGAACATCAAGTACATCGCAGTCGGCAACGAGATCTCCGGCGAGCCCACGCAGAACATCCTCCCGGTCATGCAGAACATCAACGCCGCCCTGGCCGCGGCGAGCATCACCGGCGTCAAGGCGTCCACGGCGGTGAAGCTAGACGTCGTCACCAACACGTTCCCGCCCTCGGCCGGCGTGTTCGCGGCGCCCTACATGACGGCCGTGGCCAAGCTCCTGGCGAGCACCGGCGCGCCGCTGCTCGCCAACATCTACCCCTACTTCGCCTACATCGGCAACAAGAAGGACATCAGCCTCAACTACGCCACGTTCCAGGCCGGCACGACGGTGCCCGACCCCAACACCGGCCTGGTCTACACCAACCTGTTCGACGCCATGGTCGACTCCGTCTACGCCGCGCTGGAcaaggccggcgcggcgggcgtCAGCATCGTCGTGTCGGAGAGCGGGTGGCCGTCGGCCGGCGGGGACTCGGCCACGATCGACATCGCGCGGACCTACGTGCAGAACCTGATTAAGCATGCGAAGAAGGGGACGCCGAAGCGGCCCGGGGTGATCGAGACGTACGTGTTCGCCATGTTCAACGAGAACCAGAAGCCCGGGGAAGCCACGGAGCAAAACTTTGGAGCCTTCTACCCTAACAAGACAGCAGTCTACCCTATCAATTTCCAG CTAGCTGGGACAACAATGGCCAGGAGACAGGGAGTTGCTTCTATGCTTACAATTGCTCTGATCATTGGAGCATTTGCTTCTGCTCCAACAA CTGTGCAATCCATCGGCGTGTGCTATGGCGTTCTCGGCAACAACCTCCCGTCGCGGAGCGAGGTGGTGCAGCTGTACAAGTCCAAGGGCATCAACGGCATGCGCATCTACTACCCCGACAAGGAGGCGCTCAACGCCCTGCGCAACTCCGGCATCGCCCTCATCCTCGACGTCGGCGACCAGTTGTCCAACCTCGCCGCCAGCTCCTCCAACGCGGCCGCGTGGGTCCGCGACAACGTCAGGCCCTACTACCCGGCCGTCAACATCAAGTACATCGCCGTCGGCAACGAGGTGGAAGGCGGCGCCACGAGTAGCATCCTCCCGGCCATCCGCAACGTCAACTCCGCCCTGGCCTCGTCGGGCCTCGGCGCCATCAAGGCGTCCACCGCGGTGAAGTTCGACGTCATCTCCAACTCCTACCCACCCTCCGCCGGCGTCTTCAGGGACGCCTACATGAAGGACATCGCGCGCTACCTGGCGAGCACCGGCGCGCCGCTGCTCGCCAACGTGTACCCGTACTTCGCCTACAGGGGGAACCCGCGCGACATCAGCCTCAACTACGCCACGTTCCGGCCGGGCACCACGGTGAGGGACCCAAACAACGGGCTCACCTACACCAACCTGTTCGACGCCATGATGGACGCCGTGTACGCCGCGCTGGAGAAGGCCGGCGCCGGGAACGTGAGGGTGGTGGTGTCGGAGAGCGGGTGGCCGTCGGCGGGAGGGTTCGGGGCGAGCGTGGACAATGCGAGGGCGTACAACCAGGGGCTGATCGACCATGTCGGGCGTGGCACGCCCAAGAGGCCGGGGGCACTGGAGGCGTACATATTCGCCATGTTCAATGAGAACCAGAAGAACGGGGATCCCACCGAGAGAAACTTTGGGCTCTTCTACCCTAACAAGTCGCCCGTGTATCCCATCCGGTTCTAA
- the LOC4326065 gene encoding LOW QUALITY PROTEIN: glucan endo-1,3-beta-glucosidase GV (The sequence of the model RefSeq protein was modified relative to this genomic sequence to represent the inferred CDS: deleted 1 base in 1 codon) — protein sequence MSIPFVLILSSLRLEIPSSVTIKASLQRCIFLHPDRVQVQQIKLVAAEDVYARRCSCACSGFGHCSLRLLSFSMRSIGVCYGMNGDGLPSRSNVVQLYKSNGIGAMRIYSADREALDALRGSGIDLALDVGERNDVGQLAANADSWVQDNVKAYYPDVKIKYIVVGNELTGTGDAASILPAMQNVQAALASAGLADSIKVTTAIKMDTLAASSPPSAGVFTNPSVMEPIVRFLTGNGAPLLANVYPYFAYRDSQDIDLSYALFQPSSTTVSDPNGGGLSYTNLFDAMVDAVRAAVEKVSGGGSSVVDVVVSESGWPSDGGKGATVENARAYNQNLIDHVAQGTPKKPGQMEVYVFALFNENRKEGDATEKKFGLFIQDKTPVYPITF from the exons ATGTCAATCCCATTTGTATTGATCTTGTCCAGTCTTCGCCTGGAAATTCCGAGCAGCGTGACTATAAAAGCAAGCTTGCAGCGTTGCATTTTCTTACATCCAGATCGAGTTCAAGTGCAACAGATCAAACTAGTAGCAGCAGAAGATGTCTATGCAAGGCGTTGTTCCTGTGCTTGCAGCGGCTTTGGCCATTGCAGCCTTCGCCTCCTTTCCTTCAG CATGCGATCCATCGGCGTGTGCTACGGCATGAACGGCGACGGCCTCCCGTCGCGGAGCAACGTCGTGCAGCTCTACAAGTCCAACGGCATCGGCGCCATGCGCATCTACTCCGCCGACCGCGAGGCCCTCGACGCCCTGCGCGGCTCGGGCATCGACCTCGCCCTCGACGTCGGCGAACGGAACGACGTCGGCCAGCTCGCGGCCAACGCGGACTCCTGGGTCCAGGACAACGTGAAGGCTTACTACCCGGACGTCAAGATCAAGTACATCGTCGTCGGCAACGAGCTCACCGGCACCGGCGACGCGGCGAGCATCCTCCCGGCCATGCAGAACGTCCAGGCCGCCCTCGCGTCCGCAGGCCTCGCGGACAGCATCAAGGTGACCACCGCCATCAAGATGGACACGCTCGCCgcctcatcgccgccgtccgccggcgtGTTCACCAACCCATCCGTCATGGAGCCCATCGTGAGGTTCCTCACCGGCAACGGCGCGCCGCTCCTGGCCAACGTGTACCCCTACTTCGCGTACAGGGACAGCCAGGACATCGACCTCAGCTACGCGCTCTTCCAGCCGAGCTCGACCACGGTGAGCGACCCCAACGGCGGCGGGCTGAGCTACACGAACCTCTTCGACGCCATGGTCGACGCCGTCCGCGCCGCGGTGGAGAaggtgagcggcggcggaagcagcgTCGTCGACGTCGTGGTGTCGGAGAGCGGGTGGCCGTCGGACGGCGGGAAGGGGGCCACCGTGGAGAACGCGCGGGCGTACAACCAGAATCTGATCGACCACGTCGCCCAAGGCACGCCGAAGAAGCCCGGGCAGATGGAGGTGTACGTGTTCGCCTTGTTCAACGAGAACCGGAAGGAAGGCGACGCCACGGAGAAGAAGTTTGGGCTGTTC ATCCAAGACAAGACACCGGTTTACCCAATCACTTTCTGA
- the LOC4326061 gene encoding uncharacterized protein isoform X1 produces MSSLFRFGRRRWTLCRALTAGGSKQAEDNSGVFRDPGERGFSTRPNLSLEQLSVGPGDTADLLRKVLPGIRDASKTFAIPALKQVFEDSIRPLLVSKCLLIHQPLDKSMKTFNQRTNNLLKKSPRYLSALDVTTEKEILLEDEWTLFLEHIFKHRVIVVDDWTKCYGTVQTFLHSSDAESCSDSFKGECDASFCEQTGKAKLAFVIFKEGKLVWAEVFHEVPCKSVVEAEALAVIALLFKLIDLNLLRGTVWTDNKVCYNVLNGEYEIKVDDPNRSLFLFLRSLRGRFESLTPVWKPRELLLIPDRLVSMVDDPLISRNRLVLSILEKTVPILSQPQFRISWSSYLRTIFDKRDGGKQISNTTNEIKESDESEDSICWVKADDEEAEIASFLEIMKTFSAHRLLIVVDNFEDKSPHYQKLIKDLSQKFYTCWMSKEGSVTIVEYDSPNTEEKETKRLVVMFGGTMALDEYIHQKNLCTVVLVKTSEIKLLRDAGIEEISAKTLLSFRNIKAKPVVPKKPREDEDLEKGGGGGGGEGRW; encoded by the exons TTGAGTGTTGGCCCTGGGGACACTGCGGACTTACTGCGGAAAGTACTTCCAGGCATTCGTGATGCAAGTAAGACCTTTGCTATCCCTGCGTTGAAGCAAGTGTTTGAGGACAGCATTCGTCCACTACTTGTTTCAAAGTGTTTACTCATTCACCAGCCTCTTGATAAATccatgaaaactttcaaccaaaGAACAAATAACCTGTTGAAGAAGTCTCCACGCTACCTCAGTGCCCTAGATGTGACCACAGAAAAGGAAATCCTGCTGGAAGATGAATGGACTTTGTTCCTTGAGCACATCTTTAAACATAGGGTCATTGTTGTAGATGATTGGACAAAGTGCTACGGGACCGTTCAGACCTTCCTCCACTCGAGTGATGCTGAATCATGCAGTGATTCTTTCAAGGGGGAGTGTGATGCTTCATTCTGTGAGCAAACTGGAAAGGCAAAACTTGCCTTTGTCATCTTTAAAGAGGGTAAACTTGTCTGGGCTGAGGTTTTCCATGAGGTACCTTGCAAGAGTGTTGTGGAGGCAGAGGCTTTGGCAGTCATAGCTCTCCTCTTCAAGCTTATTGACCTTAACTTGTTAAGAGGGACTGTTTGGACCGACAACAAGGTCTGTTATAATGTGCTGAATGGTGAATATGAGATAAAGGTTGATGATCCCAACAGGTCGCTGTTTCTGTTTCTGAGGAGTTTGAGAGGTCGCTTTGAGTCCTTGACCCCGGTCTGGAAACCCAGAGAACTACTGCTGATCCCAGATCGTCTGGTTAGTATGGTTGATGACCCCCTGATATCAAGGAATAGATTGGTACTCAGTATACTGGAAAAAACAGTTCCAATTCTTAGTCAGCCGCAGTTCAGGATATCATGGAGCAGCTATCTGCGAACAATTTTTG acAAACGTGATGGTGGAAAACAAATTTCTAACACAACAAATGAAATTAAGGAATCAGATGAATCCGAGGATTCAATCTGTTGGGTTAAGGCTGATGATGAAGAAGCTGAAATTGCTTCCTTTCTTGAAATTATGAAAACTTTTTCAGCCCATCGCTTGCTTATTGTGGTTGACAACTTTGAAGACAAATCTCCTCATTATCAAAAGTTAATTAAGGATCTCTCTCAAAAGTTTTACACGTGTTGGATGAGTAAAGAAGGCAGTGTCACAATTGTGGAGTATGACTCTCCTAACACTGAAGAGAAAGAGACCAAAAGATTGGTGGTTATGTTTGGTGGGACAATGGCACTGGATGAATATATCCACCAAAAAAATCTCTGTACAGTTGTTTTGGTGAAGACATCTGAGATTAAGCTGCTAAGAGATGCTGGAATCGAAGAAATAAGTGCTAAGACACTTCTGAGTTTTCGCAACA TCAAAGCAAAACCAGTTGTGCCAAAGAAACCTCGGGAGGATGAGGATCTagagaagggggggggggggggggggggggagggcaGGTGGTGA